One Candidatus Niyogibacteria bacterium genomic region harbors:
- the rnpA gene encoding ribonuclease P protein component: protein MAAFKRSRRLYDKKAISQVLRRGRRIERGGLVVYFQSSDNSASRLAVVVSKSVDKRAVRRNKIRRQISEIMRGLIFGIKKPLRIIVRVLPEASKADFGRLKNALEEIFVNINNLKI from the coding sequence ATGGCCGCTTTTAAGCGCAGCCGGCGGCTTTACGATAAAAAAGCGATTAGTCAAGTTTTGCGCCGCGGCCGAAGGATTGAGCGCGGTGGCCTCGTTGTCTATTTTCAAAGTTCTGATAATTCCGCATCGCGTCTCGCAGTGGTCGTTTCAAAGAGCGTTGATAAAAGAGCGGTGAGGCGCAATAAAATTAGGCGGCAGATAAGTGAGATAATGCGGGGGCTCATTTTCGGAATAAAAAAACCCTTGCGTATAATCGTAAGGGTTTTGCCCGAAGCTTCCAAGGCGGACTTTGGGCGGCTGAAAAACGCGCTGGAAGAAATATTCGTAAATATAAACAATCTAAAAATTTAA
- a CDS encoding membrane protein insertase YidC: MAWLLVIFNEIFYRPLLNALVWLTGFLPFNDLGLAVIVLTVVVRIVLFPLTHRSIKTQNKMKQIEPELKKIKDNFKDRQEQARRTMELYRAHGINPLSGILLLFLQLPILIALYLVFRESVNIDAAYLYGFIAVPEHVNTMFLGLFDLSQGSMILAAAAALSQFMQIKLAKLPSIARSSSPGAKSMDFGKMMSWQMTYFMPLLIFFIAMRFPSAVSLYWTTLNIFATVHEGIVRKKAQKIYAVEGNSSKDTNSDSKPS; encoded by the coding sequence ATGGCCTGGCTATTAGTAATTTTTAACGAGATTTTTTATCGCCCGCTTTTAAATGCTCTGGTGTGGCTCACCGGTTTTTTGCCGTTCAATGATTTGGGACTTGCGGTTATTGTTTTGACCGTAGTGGTTAGAATCGTGCTTTTTCCTTTGACCCACCGTTCAATTAAAACCCAGAACAAAATGAAGCAGATTGAGCCCGAGCTTAAAAAAATAAAAGATAATTTTAAAGATCGCCAGGAACAAGCGCGCCGCACTATGGAACTCTATCGCGCTCACGGTATCAATCCCCTTTCCGGAATCCTTTTGCTTTTTTTACAGCTTCCGATTCTTATTGCTCTTTATTTGGTTTTCCGAGAGAGCGTTAACATAGATGCCGCCTATTTATACGGTTTTATCGCCGTTCCGGAGCATGTCAATACGATGTTTTTGGGTTTATTTGACCTTAGTCAGGGGAGCATGATACTTGCGGCCGCGGCCGCTTTATCGCAGTTTATGCAGATAAAACTTGCTAAGCTGCCTTCCATCGCCCGCAGTTCCTCCCCCGGCGCGAAATCAATGGATTTTGGCAAGATGATGTCCTGGCAGATGACTTATTTCATGCCGCTTTTGATATTTTTTATAGCCATGCGTTTTCCGTCAGCAGTCAGTCTTTATTGGACAACGCTCAATATTTTTGCTACAGTGCACGAAGGGATAGTAAGAAAAAAAGCCCAAAAAATTTATGCCGTCGAAGGAAACAGTTCAAAGGATACAAATTCTGATTCAAAACCTTCTTGA